A window of Micromonospora sp. WMMC415 genomic DNA:
CGCGTTCGCCACCGAGTACGTGCGCCACACCCGCGGGTGGTACCGGGGCACCTCGACGCTGAGGTACTGGCCCGCCCTCCAGCGCAGCGGGTGCTGCAGCGCGCGGACGGTCAGCACCGCCGTGTCCAGCCCGTACCGCTCGTGGGTGAGCACCTCGGCGTGCCAGAACGGCGGGTCGTCGTCCGCAGCCGCGCCGGCGAGCATCTTCGCCGAGATCGCCGCGTACGCGTCCCGCCACGCCTGGTCGTACTCCAGGTTCCAGCCGTCGCCGGCGGTGCTGCGCAGCGCGTCCAGCAGCGCGACGCCCATCGTCTCGTAGTGCGCCGCGTCGACGTGGTACTTGCGGTGGTCCCGGCCCAGCGAGCGGAGGAACTCGTCGAAGCTCTCCGGGTCGTCCACGGTGTGGATGGCGGTGATGATCGCCTCCAGCAGGCGGTCGCCCTGGCCGGACATCTGCACCGGGAAGAGCGAGCGCAGCTCGGGGTCGAGCAGGAACAGCCGGGCGTAGAAGTGACCGCTCAGCCGGTCCCGGTGCTCCTCGACCAGGGTCCAGCTCTCCTTCAGCAGCCGCGCGACGTTGTCCACGGGAGCGTGCTCCTTCTCCGTGCGGGGATCGGGCAACCACAGAATGTCCACGGAGAGTGCCGACCGGTCGCACAGAATGTGCGACCAGCTCATGAGGTCTCCTCGGCGCTGCCGGTCGGCCCGCCGGTCAGGCAGAGTGGTGCGGTGACCCTCGAGCTCGACCGCCCGGTGACCCGCCGGACCCTCGGCACCGAGACGATGCTGGTGCTCGGCCTGTCCCTCGGTCAGTCGGCCGTCTACGCCCTCGTGTCGATCGTCGCCAAGCTCACCGCCGACGGCCCGCTCTCGGCGCAGACCGCGGCGCTGAACACGTCCCGGTCCGCCCGGCCCTACCTCGACCTCACGTACCAGGTGCTCGGCATCGCGTTCGCCCTGCTGCCGGTGCTGCTCGCCGTACACCTGCTGGCCCGGGACCCCGGTGCCCCGGCGCGGACCCTCGGCCTGGACGCCCGGCGGCCCGGTCAGGACCTGGCCCGCGGCGCCGGCCTGGCCGCGCTGATCGGGCTGCCCGGCCTGGCCCTGTTCTGGGTGGCGGCGCAGCTCGGCCTCAACGCGACGCTGGTGCCCGCCGCACTGCCCGACCTGTGGTGGACGGTCCCGGTGCTGATCCTCGCCGCCGTGCAGAACGCGGTGCTGGAGGAGGTGATCGTCGTCGGGTACCTGATGACCCGGCTCCGGCAGCTCCAGTGGCGGCTCGGCGCGGTCATCGCGACGAGTGCGCTGCTACGCGGCTCGTACCACCTCTACCAGGGCTTCGGCGCCTTCCTCGGCAACGCCGTCATGGGCGTCGTGTTCAGCCTGTTCTACCTGCGGACCCCGAGGGTGATGCCGCTGGTGGTGGCGCACACCCTGCTCGACATCGTGGCCTTCGTCGGCTACGCCCTGCTCCCGCGAGACTGGTTCGACTGGCTCTGACCGGGTCCGGCGGTCTTCGACCGGGCTCGGCGTGCCGTGTCCGCTCGCGGCGTCGGCGCGGGCCGGCGCGAGGTGTCCCGGGTCACGATGCCTCCGGCATCGCGGTGTCCCGAGGCCGGAAAGGCCGCGATGCCAGGGAAATTGTTGGGATCTCAGCCGATGCGGGCAGCGCGCGCCGGTCGGTAGGCCGCGACGGCGCGGGCCGCCAGGCGCTCGGTCGCCGCCGCGTCGCCGGTCGCGGCCGCGAGCGCCGCCGCGCCGGGCAGCAGCCGGGACGCCAGCCGCAACGCCAGCCAGCCACCCGCCTGCGCCGCGAGCGGCGCGGCCAGCCGCCAGGCGGCCTCCACCGCCCGCGGCCAGGGCGCCTCGCCCGGCCCGTCCGCCGCCCGGGCCGCCCGGAGCGCCGCCCGGGCGCTGTCCTCGTCCGGGTGCACCTGCGTCAGCACCAGCAACTCCACCGCCCGGTCCGGGTGCGTCGGATCCCGGTCGTACGCCGCCGCCAGGTGCAGCACCAGGCCCGCCTGCGTCCACAGCACCGCGCCCAACTCCGCCACCGGCGCGAACACGCCGGCCAGGGCGGCCGCCGCGCCACCCACCCCGGCCTGCCGGACGTACCGCCGGGTGGCGAGCCGGGCCAGGCCGTCACCCGTCGCCTTCGGGTACGCCGACCGCAGCCGCTCGGCCCAGTCACGCGCCCGAGGTCCGACGCCCTGCACGGCGGCGAGGGCGAGCAGCTCCGGCGCGTACCCCGGATGGTCGAGCACCCGCCGGGCGACCACCTCGGGCGTACGCGTCAGGGCCGGCGGCTCGGCCGGCTCCGCCGGTCGCGGAGCGGTCGTGGCGGCCGGAACGGGTGCGGGGGTCGCGCCGTGCGGGGCGGTCGCCGTGGAATCGTCCTCGGCCGTCGACGCGGCGGCTGCCGCCGGAGGCACCGCCGTGGTCGGGCCCGCCTGCTCGGTCGCCGGCTTCGCTACCGTGCGGGTGGTCTTGCGGGGGCGTGCGGGGCCGTCCTTCGGCGCGGCCTTCGTGGCGCCCGTGCGCTTGGTGCCCGTCCGGGCGCGGCCGGCGGTCGGCGCGTCGGCAGCGGGTGCGTCGACGCCGGTCGGGGACTCAACCTCGGTCCGGGCGGTGCGACCGGACGCGGCCTTCTTCGCCGCCGTCCGCTTCGCCCGGGGCGCCCTGGTCTTCCCGGGCGCCGGGGTGGACGGACTGCCGCCTGTGTCGTCGGTCACGTCGTCGGTCGCCGCTGCGCCTGCCGGCGGTGCCGTCGGTAGCTCCGCCGCGGTCGCCTCGGGTCCGACCGGTGTCGGCTCCGGTGCGGGGCTCGTGGGCTCGCCCGACGTTGCCTCGGCCTCGGGTCCGACCGGTGTCGGCTCCGGTGCGGGGCTCGTGGGCTCGCCCGACGTTGCCTCGGCCTCGGGTCCGACCGGTGTCGGCTCCGGTGCGGGGCTCGTCGGTTCGCCCGACGTTGCCGCGTCCAGCCGGCCGGCGCGGGTGGGCGGTGTCGACTCCGGCTGCCCGGTCCCGGCCTCGGACTGCGGTCCGGAGTCGGGCTGTCGGGGTGCCGGCGGCTGCGGCGCGGGAGGCTGGAAGAGCACGGTCGGTGCCGGCTTTGTCCGCTGTGCCCGCTGCTGTCCGGTGCCGGCAGCCGGAGCGGGCTGCACCGGAGCGGGGGGCGGGGTGAACGTGGCCTTCGGGGAGCGCCGCCGCTTCCCGGCAGCAGGCTCTCGACGGTTCGGCTCGCTCGACGGCTGCTCGTGCATATCGATGGAGCGTAGTCTTGATCACGCCCCCGCACAGCGGAGAATCCGCCGCGACCCGGAGCCATCGTCGGGCGTCCCGGGGAAGTCGCTTTGCTCCCGATGGCCGGGGCCCTGTATCCTCGGGCCCGGTGGCCTCCAGGGGTCGCCGGGGAGACTTCGCCTAGTCTGGTCTATGGCGCCGCACTGCTAATGCGGTTGGGGTTTTAAAGCCCCTCCCGGGTTCGAATCCCGGAGTCTCCGCGCGAAAGTCGGTCGTGTAGGCTGGCTGAGCACCAGCGCCCGTAGCTCAACGGATAGAGCATCTGACTACGGATCAGAAGGTTAGGGGTTCGAGTCCCTTCGGGCGCGCAAGATCATAAGGGGTCTGGTCTGCGGAGACGCGGGCCAGGCCCTTGCTCGTTTCTGTCCGCTGTGGATGGTGGGTGTCACGTGGGTGCCACTCGGGTGTCATCCCAGTGCATGACCGCCGCTTAGCGCGGTCCTTCCTGACCTGCGGATTCTTTCCGCTGGCGGGGCCGGTGGGGGCGGGAGTACCTGTCACTGGTCGGCGCTGCGGCCGGTTACGGCGCCCCTTCTTGCGGATCTTGTCGCGGGTGCGGCGGGCGGCGGTGAGGACGAGCTTGGCGGTGGCGTCGGCGCAGCGGCGCTGGGCGAGGGGTAGGACGCTGGTGTAGGTGTCGGCGGTGATCACGATGCTGGCGTGGCCGAGCAGGTCTTGGATGGTCTTCAGGTCGGCGCCAGCCTCGTGGGCCAGTGACGCGGCGCCGTGGCGCAGGTCGTGCAGCCGGATCGGTGGCACGTCGGTCTGGGCGACCAGGAGCCGGAACCGGCAGCTGGCGTAGCCGGGGTGGATGGGTGTGCCGTCGGAGCGGACGAACACGTACCCGGAGTCGGTCCAGGCTTGCCCGCCGGCGAGCCGCCGTTCCCGCTGTTCGGCTTGGCGGCGGCGGTGCTCACGCAGGACCTTGACGGTGTGCTTGTCGAGGGCGACCGCGCGTGCGCCCGCCGACGTTTTGGGTGCGCCTTCGACGACCTGGTAGCCGGCGGTGGTGCGGTTGCGCACGATGAACAGCAGACCATGGTCGAGGTCGAGTTCGGTCCAGCGCAGTCCGCAGGCTTCGCCGCGGCGCAGGCCGCGCAGGGCGATCAGCCACCACAGGGCGAACAGCGAGTCATTCACGACGGTGGTGAGGAAGGTGGCCAGGTGTTCGACGGTCCACACCGCCACGGCCGGCCGTTGCCCGGTCTGCTGCCACTGCTGCACCCGGGCGTCGGTCCAGACCTGGGCGTGGGGTTTGCGGTAGCCGGTGACCTCGATGTGCCGGGCCGGGTTTGAGGCGATCACGCCCTCCCGCACGGCGAGGTTGAGTGCCGCGCGGAGGGTGGTGCGCAGGTGCTGCATCGCCGACGCGGACTGCGGTAGGCCCTTGCGGTTGGTGGTCTTGGCGATCTCGGCGAACACCGCGCGAAGCAGTCGGCCGTCCAGGTCGGCAAGGCAGAGCGTTCCGAGCCAGGGGATGAGGACCTGCTCCACGTCGCGGGTGTAGTGCAGCAAGGTGGTCGGCCGCAACCGTGTGCGGGTGGACAGCCAGTACCGCAGCCACCGCTCCACCGTCCACGACTGGGCGGTGCGTTCCTCGCCCGTGGACGCCAGCCATTCGTCTCGTGCTCGGCGGGCGGCCTTCTGGGTCGGGAATCCGCCGCGACGGACTCGCTCGGAGCGGCCGAGGAGGTTGGTTGCGGAGGCGTGGAAGTACCAGGTGCCGTGTCCGCGCTCGCCCAGCCGGGGGCAGGACTTCTCCAGCCGTCGACCGCTGGGTCCGCGGCATCCGCATCGCTTGAAAATCACACCTGTCGTCGTCATGTCAATCACCTCTCTCGCTCGGGTGAGAGGCAGGATGCGCCGTCGCTGCGGCGGCCGTCATGGCTGCCGTCGTCGTTGTGCGGCTGCCGCGTCTTCGGGTCGGTGCGGGCGCCCCACGGCCCCCGCTGCAGCCAGCAAGAGGTGGCGGCGTCGTGTGCTGTGCCGGTGGCGTGGACGATCATGCCGGCGGCGGCGAGGGCGCAGAAGTTGGCCTGGGTGGCGACAATGGCGGCCATGATCGTGGTCACGCGCACGCGTCGCAGGGCGCGCCCACCGGCCGGATCTTGATGGCGTGGCGGGCGGGATTCGTCACTGCGTTGGGCCTGGCGCGGGGTGCTCGGTGGTCGCTCCTGATGGGCGGCCGGTGGGCGTCTTGCGCTGGCGGTTGTGCCGGCGTTCGGCCTCGGATTTCAGGGTGGCGAGGGAGTCGGCGACGGTTGCCTCCCACTGCTGGGCGACGATCGCGGCCCACCTGTTGCCCAGCGCCCAGCCGTCGGTGCCCATCTCGCCGGTGTATTCCAGGCGGGTGTGGTCGCCGTCGCCGGTGAGGGTGAAGCGTTCCCGTACGTGTGGCACGGGGCCGCGGACGAGGCGGAAGTCGACCGTGTCGGGGCGGGTGAAGGCGACCGTCTCCACCGTCTGGGTGACCAGACCACGGCCGATCGGTGTGCGGTGGGCGGCTAGGACCATCCCGTCGCCGCGTTCCCACACCTGAATCTTGTCCTGCTGGGCCCGTGTGGCCCGGCCGAGGTAGGGCTGGGCGATCACGTCGAAGACCAACTCGCGGGGCGCGGCGATGTCCACCACCTGCGGGCCGAGTGGGCGTACTCGCCGGCCGATGCCCAGATCGAGGGTGAGCCGTCCGGTGACCAGCCCCAGGTATCCGGCCGCGCCGGCCGCCGCGGTCGCTACCAGGACCGAGGCCATACGCAGTCCCGTCATGATCGTCTCCATTCTTCCTGTCCGGGCGGAGCGCCCGTTCGCGGTCACCGTGGTTTGCTGGCGGTCAGCAGCGCGTAGCCGAGGACGCCGTCAGCGACGGCGGCGCGGGCGGCGGCCAGTACCGCCGGGGCGCGGGTGAAGTCCACGCCGAGGGCCTCGGCCCGCGACCGGGCGGTCATCCGGACGACGGCGAGGCGGGCCTCGATCTGATCGATCATCACCGCGACCGCGTCGTCATGCCGTTCCACCTGCGTGACGGTCAGCCCGGCGGTGGTCAGCAGGGCGGCGTACTCGTCGGCGGGGCGGGCGTCGGCGACGCATGCGATCCACGCCCCCAACCCGGTCAGCTCGGGCGGGAGCCGGTCGGGGTCGACGGTGACATCGGCGATCCCGAGCCGGCCGCCGGGGCGCAGCACCCGGGCCAGTTCCCTGGCGGCGGTGGGCTTGTCGGGGAACGTGCAGAACGCGCACTCGCACACGATTACGTCAGATGACTGCGTCTCGATGGGCAGCCGCTCGGCGTCGCCGACCCGGAACCGAACCCGGTCGTCAAGGCCGGCGGCCAGTGCCGCGCCGGCGGCGTACGCGACGTTGGAATCGGACAGGTCGACACCGGTGACATCGGCGCCGTACTCGGCCGCGAGCGCCAGGGCGGTGGCGCCGCGACCGCTGGCCACGTCGAGGACCCGGTCGCCGGCGCGCAGGTCCAACCGGGAGGCCAGCCGCCGGGTCAACGCGAGGCCGCCGGGATGGTAGGTGTCGCCGAGTAGGAGCGCGACCAGGTCGGAGCCGTACGTGGCGGCGCAGCAGGTCTTGGCCCGGGCCGCCGCTTCGGGTTCGGCGGGGTTCATCGGATGCGCCTGCCCACGTTGGTGGCGTCGCGCGCCACACCGCGCTGGTCATCGTCCGCTGCGGTCGCGGTGCGGTCATGGCGGGCGATCTTCGACCCGTACGGGGAGTCGCTCAGGATCGGCTGCAATCCGACGGCGTTGGGGACGACGTCGGCGACCCGGACGCCGGACATCTGTTCGCGGACCTGCTCGCGGTAGCCGACGGAGTTGTAGGCGCAGAACGGGATCAGCCTGCCGTCCGGGGTGATCTCCTCCACGCAGCACTTCATCAGCTGCTTGACGTTGAGGGTGTACGGGTCCTGGAAGTCCTGAATGACGATCATGAAGGCGCGGTCGGTCAGGTCGGCGATCGCTTCGGGCAGGTTGACGCCGCAGGCGTCGGCGCAGTCCAGGGCCGCCGCGGCGGCGGCCAGTTTCTCGTGCGTGGTGTCGGTGCCCATGAACGCCGAGGCGGACCACAGCTTCTCCAGGGCCTCCCGGATCGCGTGGTCGGGGATCACCCGGTTCGACACGTAGTCGAGGTAGTCGGCGACGTTGAGCAACCGTGGGATCGGCACCAGACCGAAGTCCGGGCTGCCGGGAGTGCCCTCGGTGAGCAGGTAGGTGATCGACCGGCAGGTGGGGAAGCAGCACGGGACCGGGAAGAAGTCCGACGCCCGGAACCAGTCGGGGCGTTGAGCGGCGATGCCGTGGATGATGTCGGAGTTGGTCAGTCGGGTGAGCGGGTCGAATTCCACGTGCCGTCCGGAGTGGGTGACCGGCTGGAACGACACGCTGCGTACGGCCGGGTGGGCCAGGCCGTACTCGATGATCGCGCCGAGCTCGTGGTCGTTGAGGCCGCGCTCCACCGCCGCGACCAGGGTGACGGTCAGCCCCGCCTCGGCGCAGTTGTCCAGCGCCTTCTGCTTGATCGCCCGCAGGTCCCGGCCGCGGATCTCCCGGTGGGTACGCTCGTCGAAGCCGTCGAACTGCAGGTAGATGTTCACCGCCCGGCCGGGCCGGTTGCGCTCGCCAAGGGCCGCCACGAACGCCCGGTCCGATGCCAGGCGGATGCCGTTGGTGTTGAGGTTGACCGCCTTGATCGGGCGGGCCTGGGCGGCGTCGACGAACTGCAGGATCTGCTTGTGGATGGTGGGTTCGCCGCCGGAGAACATCACCACCTCGGCTTCGCCCTCGGACGCGACGAACACGTCGAGCATCCGCTCGCACTGCTCCAGGTCGATGGCGTACCCGTCGGGCTGGTGACCGGAGTCGGCGAAGCAGATCGGGCAGTCCAGGTTGCAGCCGGTGTTGACCTCGATGATCCCCAGACAGGCGTGCTGCTTGTGCTCCGGGCACAGCCCGCAGTCGCTCGGGCAGCCGTCCCTGACCTCGGTCTGGAACATCAGCGGGATCGTGCCGGGCTTGTTGAACCGCGCCGAGTCCAGGTACATCTGCGCATCCCCGTACACCAACGCCTCAAACGCCCCGTGCTCGCGGCACCGCTTGCGGAGGTAGACCTTGCCGTCGCGGAGGTTCACCTGCCCGTCCACGACCGCCTTGCAGACCGGGCGGATCGACTTCGTGTACTCGACGAAGATCTCGTCCCGGTCGTGCTTTCGCGCCCCCGTGGGGCCGGGCTTGTCGCTCATGTTCTCTCCTGACTGGCCGCCGTGTGGTGAGTAGCATCGGCTTCGGCCGGCACCGGCCCGGGCGGTACGGGCCGGCGGCGGGCCGAGCGGATCATCCAGGCCGCGTACGCCAGCAGCAGCGCGTCTTGAGCCAGCACTAGCCAGCTCAACCGCTGGGACAGATGCCGGCCGAAGCAGCCGCAGTTGGTGACCTCTATTCCGCGCGCGAATGCCTGCGCACCAAGCGTCGCCCACAGCACCGACACCCCGGTGTAGATCCACACCGGGGTCAGTGCCCGTGACCGCGGCCGGGTCAGGAACCACAGTCCGCAGGTCAGCTCCCCGGCGACCAGGACGACGGCCAGCGCCCTCATCGCCGCCGGTCCGCCCGCCTGGTAGGCCGCCAGGATCTCCGGCATGTGCGTCCACGACGCCAGCTGCCCGACCGCCATGCCGACGTACACCACGCCGAGGATGAGTCGCAACCACATACCTCCGACCGTACGGGCTGGATTTCTCGCCGTTCTGTAACCGCCGTACCGAACTCCCGGCCGGCGTCCTCACCGACCCGACCTGTGCCACGAGCGGCAAGGGGCGGCGGTCAGTGCCCGTTGGATGTCGCGGCGGAGGCCGGTGGGGCAGACTGGGCCGGTGCACCCGGACCTGACGCCGAACCCGCCGATCGCGCCCGCCAGCCGGCCGGCGCCAGTCTCGGCCGTGCCGGCCGAGGCTGGCCTGGCCCGGGTCCCGGCGTTCGCCGACGAGCTGGTGACCCGGCGCACGATCCGCGACTTCAGGCGGTAGGAGCAGGTCCCGGTCCGGATGGGCAGCCAGGTCGCCCTGTTCCAACGCGACCCCCTCCTACTCGACCGCCGGTGCTCAGCCTCGCCGCAGCCTCGGCAAGGTGAGGGCGTAGACGACGCCTAGCAGTAGGCCGTAGATCAGGTGGCCGAGCAGGCTGCGCCACGCGTCGGCGTTCACCTGGAAGATCATTTCGTTCATGCCGAGCCAGGCGGGCATGATCAGCAGGGCGCCGAGGACCCACCACAGCGCCCCGTACAGCAGGCCGAGACCGGCCGAGGTCGCCGGTGTTGCCGCCCAGCGCCCGAACAGCGCCGCGAAGATCGCCCCGAACAGGGCCGAGTTGGCCAGGTGGACCAGCCAGCCGACGGTGATCGACTCGCTGTCCACCAGCATCGCCACCATCGGCATCATGCCCCACGTTTGCATGAGGATCCCGAATACGATGCCGCCGGCCAGGCCGCCGGAAATCCCCGCGACGAGGCGGGCCGGCAGGCTCACCGTGCCCGCCGCGGTGTGTGCGGTCGTCATCGCTAACCTCCTGATGTCCGCTGACCGGTCGGTGACCGACCGTTACGCCACTTGCTGGTGGGGACGCTGCTGCCGTCGCGGTGATTGCGTTGGGGCGTACGGGCGCCGCCCGTACGGGT
This region includes:
- a CDS encoding SRPBCC family protein, giving the protein MTGLRMASVLVATAAAGAAGYLGLVTGRLTLDLGIGRRVRPLGPQVVDIAAPRELVFDVIAQPYLGRATRAQQDKIQVWERGDGMVLAAHRTPIGRGLVTQTVETVAFTRPDTVDFRLVRGPVPHVRERFTLTGDGDHTRLEYTGEMGTDGWALGNRWAAIVAQQWEATVADSLATLKSEAERRHNRQRKTPTGRPSGATTEHPAPGPTQ
- a CDS encoding globin domain-containing protein; translated protein: MDNVARLLKESWTLVEEHRDRLSGHFYARLFLLDPELRSLFPVQMSGQGDRLLEAIITAIHTVDDPESFDEFLRSLGRDHRKYHVDAAHYETMGVALLDALRSTAGDGWNLEYDQAWRDAYAAISAKMLAGAAADDDPPFWHAEVLTHERYGLDTAVLTVRALQHPLRWRAGQYLSVEVPRYHPRVWRTYSVANAPNDDNVLEFHVRTPQGAGWVSGALVRRVKPGELLRLAAPMGSMTLDRSSERDILCVAGGVGLAPVKALVAELATYNRTRWVHVFYGARTRQDLYGLAGLQEMVAAHPWLSVTPACSEDDDFDGELGDISEVVGRYGPWTAHDCYISGSAPMVRATLRVLAGDDVPPERTRYDTFGEL
- a CDS encoding class I SAM-dependent methyltransferase, yielding MNPAEPEAAARAKTCCAATYGSDLVALLLGDTYHPGGLALTRRLASRLDLRAGDRVLDVASGRGATALALAAEYGADVTGVDLSDSNVAYAAGAALAAGLDDRVRFRVGDAERLPIETQSSDVIVCECAFCTFPDKPTAARELARVLRPGGRLGIADVTVDPDRLPPELTGLGAWIACVADARPADEYAALLTTAGLTVTQVERHDDAVAVMIDQIEARLAVVRMTARSRAEALGVDFTRAPAVLAAARAAVADGVLGYALLTASKPR
- a CDS encoding CPBP family intramembrane glutamic endopeptidase, whose protein sequence is MTLELDRPVTRRTLGTETMLVLGLSLGQSAVYALVSIVAKLTADGPLSAQTAALNTSRSARPYLDLTYQVLGIAFALLPVLLAVHLLARDPGAPARTLGLDARRPGQDLARGAGLAALIGLPGLALFWVAAQLGLNATLVPAALPDLWWTVPVLILAAVQNAVLEEVIVVGYLMTRLRQLQWRLGAVIATSALLRGSYHLYQGFGAFLGNAVMGVVFSLFYLRTPRVMPLVVAHTLLDIVAFVGYALLPRDWFDWL
- a CDS encoding radical SAM protein translates to MSDKPGPTGARKHDRDEIFVEYTKSIRPVCKAVVDGQVNLRDGKVYLRKRCREHGAFEALVYGDAQMYLDSARFNKPGTIPLMFQTEVRDGCPSDCGLCPEHKQHACLGIIEVNTGCNLDCPICFADSGHQPDGYAIDLEQCERMLDVFVASEGEAEVVMFSGGEPTIHKQILQFVDAAQARPIKAVNLNTNGIRLASDRAFVAALGERNRPGRAVNIYLQFDGFDERTHREIRGRDLRAIKQKALDNCAEAGLTVTLVAAVERGLNDHELGAIIEYGLAHPAVRSVSFQPVTHSGRHVEFDPLTRLTNSDIIHGIAAQRPDWFRASDFFPVPCCFPTCRSITYLLTEGTPGSPDFGLVPIPRLLNVADYLDYVSNRVIPDHAIREALEKLWSASAFMGTDTTHEKLAAAAAALDCADACGVNLPEAIADLTDRAFMIVIQDFQDPYTLNVKQLMKCCVEEITPDGRLIPFCAYNSVGYREQVREQMSGVRVADVVPNAVGLQPILSDSPYGSKIARHDRTATAADDDQRGVARDATNVGRRIR
- a CDS encoding tyrosine-type recombinase/integrase, with protein sequence MTTTGVIFKRCGCRGPSGRRLEKSCPRLGERGHGTWYFHASATNLLGRSERVRRGGFPTQKAARRARDEWLASTGEERTAQSWTVERWLRYWLSTRTRLRPTTLLHYTRDVEQVLIPWLGTLCLADLDGRLLRAVFAEIAKTTNRKGLPQSASAMQHLRTTLRAALNLAVREGVIASNPARHIEVTGYRKPHAQVWTDARVQQWQQTGQRPAVAVWTVEHLATFLTTVVNDSLFALWWLIALRGLRRGEACGLRWTELDLDHGLLFIVRNRTTAGYQVVEGAPKTSAGARAVALDKHTVKVLREHRRRQAEQRERRLAGGQAWTDSGYVFVRSDGTPIHPGYASCRFRLLVAQTDVPPIRLHDLRHGAASLAHEAGADLKTIQDLLGHASIVITADTYTSVLPLAQRRCADATAKLVLTAARRTRDKIRKKGRRNRPQRRPVTGTPAPTGPASGKNPQVRKDRAKRRSCTGMTPEWHPRDTHHPQRTETSKGLARVSADQTPYDLARPKGLEPLTF
- a CDS encoding MauE/DoxX family redox-associated membrane protein: MWLRLILGVVYVGMAVGQLASWTHMPEILAAYQAGGPAAMRALAVVLVAGELTCGLWFLTRPRSRALTPVWIYTGVSVLWATLGAQAFARGIEVTNCGCFGRHLSQRLSWLVLAQDALLLAYAAWMIRSARRRPVPPGPVPAEADATHHTAASQERT